One genomic region from Osmerus mordax isolate fOsmMor3 chromosome 4, fOsmMor3.pri, whole genome shotgun sequence encodes:
- the LOC136942045 gene encoding zinc finger C3H1 domain-containing protein-like isoform X1, whose protein sequence is MDLKPSNLSPREEGELEDGEICDDETEEKVLVQQGLRPSSRTIPNSQRTRKSKQKPHMLPSLIPQDFRLLMPYNRGPHLHSPFPINHRQQGGPSGPDRPPPPGLPLGPDQRPRSSFWERSHSALGRFRHRGKPNEGHGDWDRVGWGDLLAGGREPGRPPPGRYGSGENHNIRESPTRKKVFARNQMRKPVHNVAKTENGVDESFEDLLSKYKQIQLELECIRKEETMALKPDESPSKEAEVSVSISRVDPVADTNTVPSDDAADDTERAEKKAFQAFPLKPLRQKLLKPAELDALKTRPSELEIRDGDQEAEKESVEETGVVEEKGPIDLTANSEGEEGKEEGEDDKTNTGMCCSESDDSPPSPVNFLTEAVCAQPCAPQVKLKGKGKDEDEELSELQLRLLALQSASRKWQQQEQQVMKESKERIAKASQEKSASPSAGPPDRGRVTTRSASSAAAERAKALAKPQERAKVLAKPQERAKAGARAPGERGKGPAKPQAGRKGVNPGDKGPGSAAKQAFRKQQLHTWKLQQQREVEEKRREVEEERREVEEERRRREEEIRKIRDLSNQDEQYNRFMKLVGGKRQTRSKSKDNERKSVGKQGLDTSGNLYQYDNYDEVAMDTDSETNSPVPSPVHNPFADNALCFPVLNPFTMDSPEYRMDSGQRFLSVIPAAVPPPPPPPAPPLDEHDQPPKPPFADEEEEEEMLLRETCLMSMANKRVNAPEETSDSGPPSPVPAPASLPQPAPRGNLQTVSLNIASLNVLTQSRGSKFARGHHVPRVPLVLPRHKTVVVQLNNSDDSDSDEQEASSSTPSVFGGLEFMIKEARRTVEAAKPKAAAEKENHPVRAPDNLPAAKKAEYRLLREEIASREKKKTLKDQGAVASPAGSDSEADLVAKAAAELCLSEAEDRLSKHRELLQRDEAVLRQLLLQESRKKESLKAAEGKVLKLKEQLLASEKIVSANRTLLKKLQEQVNRVEHRVLIKKNHSVRLERELTQAQAATGRGQKRRADTSILQPWKLQRVDSSGRYLADLIAQKQRLQQLESEYALKIQKLKQAQALRHRGLAPEAPALPSTPPRPPTPPPPPPSPFPVPQPSRHDLTQDKLTLDSEDAEDGNEPEPAVPSGATGGSRRLSFPEPGASTKPKLELAAGSAAKDGAVKPTKATVGSGEPSELFLGLDVEALRLKHQQQARLGDLLLGELRTMGGWEERNPSEKVLAVDVEAVMPQTGRAELKPVPFGSYRSPLLVFRSYRFSPYFRTKEKMSLSSVTLSNTIEARTCFCRFDLTGTCNDDDCKWQHMRNCTFSGNQLFQDILSYNLPLIGCSDSSNNDEICAATEKYIKKLFGANKDRMGMDQKAVLLVSKVNESKRHIPPFTTCKDTRTWRPQPSWKASPNTGDDSGDEGLEGCTAAVKYDDVSKTRLPSLDVCVLPEDKRYFTSETDDISNLETSVLESPRDTQLWIKLAFKYLSQKDTSSSECLDAALNTLSRALEDNRDNPEIWCHYLRLFSRRGARAEVQEMCEMAVEHAADFQVWWTYLSLESSFEGKDYVCERLLRFLLGQAASSPTDKLSFLLLEALLYRVQLSLFTGRMQSALAFLQSALKSANGRSIADHLMVSDRALAWLSYIHLTEFDSLPASLYDPADSNPSRLVSTEPLMLPWVTQQDISTPPDILVALFQDAVRQCSDERLPLKERTLACLPLHTNLITLNTLLERYEKGVELCESLLVPCPESCALLDALANLHVRRGHSDEAVRVWLRALAECPHNAEIFYHACKFLITQDKPEIIEPLFRGFVLSFCQNDESDRQPADVLRFILGVPTEDVLRSPVIKKQLQEQITHQMPYLHLVHCCWQWAHGGVGVAVDAFESALGSVMQLDVLHKLWMDYLVFTSSKFLGSQATGREFRMFADLVQRCLVTVPSRLEVPFSSARYWSCFAFHNKVVSLYLSCLPGSQHPLVLERLRYTMPTNTHLALRLLHQEWMDGNVEHLKFQARTLSASIPNCLANWKIAITVEKELKQRSEVRLLYQQALQRLPLCATLWKDRLLFEAAEGGGKTDRLRKLVDKCQEVGVSLNEPLNLGSC, encoded by the exons ATGGATTTAAAACCGAGCAATCTGTCTCCGAGAGAAGAAGGGGAGCTCGAAGACGGAGAGATATGCGATGATGAAACCGAGGAAAAGGTGCTTGTACAGCAGGGATTAAGGCCTAGTAGTAGAACGATCCCTAACTCACAACGTACACGAAAATCGAAGCAAAAACCTCACATGTTACCTTCGCTTATACCACAGGATTTTCGACTATTAATGCCATACAACCGCGGACCTCACTTGCACAGTCCCTTTCCCATAAATCACCGACAGCAAGGGGGACCGAGTGGACCAGACCGACCACCACCACCGGGACTACCGTTGGGGCCAGACCAGAGGCCACGCTCTAGCTTTTGGGAACGAAGTCATAGTGCCTTGGGAAGATTTAGACATCGGGGGAAGCCAAATGAAGGACACGGGGATTGGGACAGAGTAGGCTGGGGAGACTTGCTTGCTGGAGGAAGAGAACCTGGGAGACCTCCCCCGGGTCGTTATGGGTCCGGGGAGAATCACAACATCAGAGAATCTCCCACAAGAA AAAAAGTATTTGCGAGGAATCAGATGAGGAAACCAGTTCATAATGTTGCCAAAACCGAAAATGGGGTTGACGAGAGCTTTGAGGATTTGCTCTCGAAGTACAAGCAGATTCAGTTGGAGCTGGAATGTATTAGGAAAGAGGAAACAATGGCTCTCAAACCTGATGAGTCACCTTCCAAAGAGGCTGAAGTCTCAGTCAGTATTTCCAGAGTCGACCCAGTAGCCGACACAAACACTGTTCCCAGCGACGATGCAGCtgatgacacagagagagcggaGAAAAAGGCCTTCCAAGCCTTCCCCCTCAAGCCTCTCCGCCAGAAACTCCTTAAACCTGCCGAGTTGGATGCTCTTAAAACCAGACCATCAGAGCTGGAGATAAGGGATGGCGACCAGGAAGCTGAAAAGGAGAGTGTCGAGGAGACCGGAGTTGTGGAAGAGAAAGGCCCAATCGACCTCACTGCCAATTCAGAAG GTGAGGAAGgaaaagaagagggagaagatgacaagacaaacacaggcatGTGCTGCAGCGAATCAGACGACTCCCCTCCGTCCCCTGTCAAC TTTCTCACAGAAGCCGTGTGTGCCCAGCCCTGCGCTCCCCAGGTGAAGCTGAAGGGAAAGGGgaaggacgaggacgaggagctcTCGGAGCTGCAGCTGCGGCTGCTGGCCCTGCAGTCCGCCAGCAGGAAGTGGcaacagcaggagcagcaggtgATGAAGGAGAGCAAGGAGAGGATCGCCAAGGCCTCCCAGGAGAAGAGCGCCTCCCCCAGCGCCGGGCCTCCCGACCGGGGACGTGTTACCACGCGGTCAGCCTCTTCCGCTGCAGCTGAGAGGGCCAAGGCGCTGGCCAAGCCCCAGGAGAGGGCCAAGGTGCTGGCTAAGCCCCAGGAGAGGGCCaaggctggggccagggctCCAGGGGAGAGGGGTAAAGGTCCAGCCAAGCcccaggcagggaggaagggtgTCAACCCGGGGGACAAGGGTCCAG GGTCGGCTGCTAAGCAGGCCTTCAGGAAACAGCAACTGCATACCTGGaagctgcagcagcagagggaggtggaggagaagaggagggaggtggaggaggagaggagggaggtggaggaggagcggcggaggagagaggaggagatcaggAAGATCCGGGACCTGTCCAACCAGGATGAGCAGTACAACCGCTTCATGAAGCTGGTTGGGGGCAAGAGGCAGACCAGGAGCAAG TCTAAGGACAACGAGCGGAAGTCAGTGGGCAAACAGGGACTGGACACCTCAGGCAACCTGTACCAGTACGACAACTACGACGAGGTTGCCATGGATACTGACAGTGAGACCAATTCCCCAG TACCGTCCCCGGTACACAACCCATTTGCTGACAACGCTCTGTGCTTCCCCGTGCTCAATCCATTCACAATGGACTCTCCCGAATACAGAATG GACTCGGGCCAGCGTTTCCTGTCTGTCATCCCCGCGGCTgtgcccccacccccgcccccgccaGCCCCCCCGCTGGACGAGCACGACCAGCCCCCCAAGCCCCCGTTTgcggacgaggaagaggaggaggagatgttgCTCAGGGAGACATGCCTCATGTCCATGGCCAACAAGCGTGTCAATGCGCCAGAG gagacGTCCGACAGCGGGCCTCCGTCTCCTGTCCCCGCGCCCGCCTCCCTGCCACAGCCTGCCCCCCGGGGGAACCTGCAAACAGTGAGCCTGAACATCGCAAGTCTGAACGTCTTGACCCAGTCCCGCGGAAGCAAGTTCGCCCGCGGCCATCACGTCCCCAGAGTTCCACTGGTG cTCCCCAGACACAAAACCGTAGTGGTCCAGCTGAACAACTCTGACGACAGCGACTCAGACGAGCAGGAGGCGTCCAGCTCCACGCCCTCCGTGTTCGGAGGGCTGGAGTTCATGATCAAGGAGGCCCGCAGGACGGTGGAG GCTGCCAAGCCGAAAGCTGCTGCAGAGAAGGAGAACCACCCTGTGAGGGCTCCAGACAACCTCCCCGCCGCCAAGAAGGCCGAATACCGCCTGCTGAGAGAGGAGATAGCCAG TCGGGAGAAAAAGAAGACTCTGAAGGACCAGGGCGCCGTGGCGTCTCCGGCCGGGTCGGACTCTGAGGCGGACCTGGTTGCCAAGGCAGCCGCCGAGCTCTGCCTGAGCGAAGCAGAGGACAGGCTGAGCAAGCacag GGAGCTGCTCCAGAGAGACGAGGCCGTCCTgagacagctgctcctacaggagagcaggaagaaggAGTCTCTGAAGGCTGCGGAGGGCAAGGTTCTCAAGCTGAAGGAGCAGCTGCTGGCGTCTGAGAAGATCGTCAGCGCTAACCGGACCCTCCTCAAGAAGCTCCAGGAACAG GTGAACCGTGTGGAGCACCGTGTGCTGATTAAGAAGAACCACAGCGTCAGGCTGGAGCGGGAGCTAACCCAGGCCCAGGCGGCCACAGGCAGGGGGCAGAAACGCAGAGCTGACACCAGCATTCTCCAG CCCTGGAAGCTGCAGCGTGTGGACAGCTCTGGACGCTACCTGGCGGACCTCATCGCCCAGAAGCAGCGTCTGCAGCAGCTGGAGTCTGAGTACGCCCTGAAGATCCAGAAGCTGAAACAAGCCCAGGCCCTGCGGCACCGTGGCCTCGCCCCCGAGGCCCccgccctgccctccacccccccgcgcccccctacccctccacccccgcctccCAGCCCCTTCCCCGTGCCCCAGCCCTCTCGGCACGACCTCACCCAGGACAAGCTGACCCTGGACAGCGAGGACGCCGAGGACGGGAACGAGCCGGAACCTGCCGTGCCCTCCGGCGCCACCGGGGGAAGCCGCCGGCTTTCCTTCCCGGAGCCGGGCGCTTCCACCAAGCCCAAGCTGGAGCTGGCCGCCGGCTCGGCAGCGAAGGACGGGGCGGTGAAACCGACCAAGGCGACGGTCGGGTCCGGAGAGCCGTCGGAGCTGTTCCTGGGGCTGGACGTGGAGGCTCTCAGGCTGAAGCACCAACAGCAG GCCAGGCTGGGAGACCTGCTGCTGGGGGAGCTGAGGACcatggggggctgggaggagaggaacccTTCAGAGAAG GTGTTGGCGGTGGATGTTGAGGCCGTGATGCCGCAGACCGGTCGAGCGGAGCTCAAACCAGTTCCCTTTGGatcgtacagaagcccgctgcTGGTCTTCAGATCCTACAG ATTCAGTCCGTACTTCCGAACGAAGGAGAAGATGTCCCTCAGCTCGGTGACCCTCAGCAACACGATAGAGGCCAGGACGTGCTTCTGTCGCTTTGACCTGACGGGAACATGCAACGATGACGACTGCAAGTG GCAGCACATGAGGAACTGCACCTTTAGTGGGAACCAGCTGTTCCAGGATATCCTGTCCTACAAcctccctctgattggctgctcagACAGCAGCAACAATGATGAGATCTGCGCCGCAACAG AAAAGTACATAAAGAAACTCTTTGGGGCCAACAAAGACCGCATGGGGATGGACCAGAAAGCCGTCCTCCTAGTGAGCAAAGTGAACGAAAGCAAGCGACATA tCCCTCCCTTCACCACCTGTAAGGACACCAGGACGTGGAGGCCCCAGCCGTCCTGGAAGGCCAGCCCCAACACGGGGGACGACAGCGGGGACGAGGGCCTGGAGGGCTGCACTGCTGCCGTCAAATATG ACGATGTTTCCAAGACCCGCTTGCCCtcgctggatgtgtgtgtgttgcccgaGGACAAGCGCTACTTCACCAGCGAGACCGACGACATCTCCAACCTGGAGACCAGCGTCCTGGAGAGCCCTCGCGACACGCAGCTCTGGATCAAACTGGCCTTCAAGTACCTCAGCCAGAAAGACAC ATCGTCGTCGGAGTGTTTGGACGCAGCGTTGAACACGCTGTCCCGCGCTCTGGAGGACAACCGGGACAACCCTGAGATCTGGTGCCACTACCTGCGGCTGTTCTCCCGGCGTGGGGCCAGGGCGGAGGTGCAGGAGATGTGTGAGATGGCCGTGGAACACGCCGCCGACTTCCAAGTGTGGTGGACG TACCTGAGCCTGGAGAGCTCGTTCGAGGGGAAGGACTACGTGTGTGAGCGCCTGCTGAGGTTCCTGCTGGGCCAGGCGGCCAGCAGCCCGACAGACAAGCTGTCCTTCCTGCTGCTGGAGGCCCTGCTGTACAGGGTCCAGCTCAGCCTGTTCACGGGCCGCATGCAGAGCGCCCTGGCCTTCCTCCAG AGTGCTCTCAAGTCGGCCAACGGGAGGAGCATTGCGGACCACCTGATGGTCAGCGACCGCGCCCTGGCCTGGCTCTCCTACATCCACCTGACGGAGTTCGACAGCCTGCCGGCCAGCCTGTACGACCCGGCCGACTCCAACCCCTCCAGGCTGGTCAGCACAGAGCCCCTGATGCTGCCCTGGGTCACCCAGCAGGACATCAGCACGCCCCCAGACATCCTGGTCGCCCTGTTTCAAG ATGCTGTTCGGCAGTGCTCAGACGAGAGACTACCTCTGAAGGAGAGGACACTAGCCTGCTTGCCTCTCCACACCAACCTCATCACCCTCAACACTCTGCTggaacg CTATGAGAAGGGCGTGGAGCTATGTGAGTCCCTGCTGGTCCCGTGCCCTGAGTCCTGCGCCCTGCTGGACGCCCTGGCCAACCTCCACGTCCGCAGGGGCCACAGCGACGAGGCCGTGAGAGTGTGGCTCCGGGCCCTCGCCGAATGTCCGCACAACGCAGAGATCTTCTACCACGCCTGCAAGTTCCTCATCACCCAG GACAAGCCCGAGATCATCGAGCCTCTGTTCCGGGGGTTCGTTCTGTCCTTCTGCCAGAACGATGAGAGTGATCGGCAGCCCGCGGACGTGCTTCG GTTCATCCTGGGTGTTCCTACAGAGGACGTTCTCCGAAGCCCAGTCATCAAGAAGCAGCTTCAGGAGCAGATCACCCACCAGATGCCTTACCTCCACCTGGTGCACTG CTGTTGGCAGTGGGCTCATGGGGGCGTCGGGGTGGCGGTGGACGCCTTCGAGAGCGCTCTGGGCTCCGTCATGCAGCTGGATGTTCTCCACAAGCTCTGGATGGA TTATCTCGTCTTTACCAGCAGTAAGTTCCTGGGGTCCCAGGCCACGGGCCGGGAGTTCAGGATGTTTGCAGATCTCGTCCAGCGTTGCCTGGTTACGGTGCCGTCCAGACTGGAGGTTCCGTTCAGCTCAGCCCGCTACTGGAGCTGCTTCGCGTTCCACAACAAG GTGGTGTCTCTCTACCTCAGCTGCCTGCCAGGGTCCCAGCACCCCCTGGTTCTGGAGAGGCTGCGCTACACCAtgcccaccaacacacacctggccctcag GTTGCTGCACCAGGAGTGGATGGACGGGAACGTGGAACATCTGAAGTTCCAGGCGAGAACGTTGAGCGCCAGCATTCCCAACTGTCTGGCCAACTGGAAAAT AGCCATCACTGTGGAGAAGGAGCTCAAGCAGAGATCTGAG GTGCGACTTCTCTATCAGCAAGCCCTGCAAAGGCTCCCTCTGTGCGCCACCTTGTGGAAAGAT cgTCTGCTGTTTGAggctgcagagggaggaggtaaaACTGATAGACTGAGGAAGCTTGTTGACAAGTGTCAAGAGGTGGGAGTGAGTCTAAATGAGCCCCTAAATTTAGGCTCGTGCTAA